The following coding sequences are from one Musa acuminata AAA Group cultivar baxijiao chromosome BXJ2-4, Cavendish_Baxijiao_AAA, whole genome shotgun sequence window:
- the LOC135608709 gene encoding ethylene-responsive transcription factor CRF1-like, translated as MGEIHDPWHRVRVWLSTFNTAEEAAKVYYSAAAPPPKKNHSDNNLASISDACDSSDESRNLSSPTFVLCCSFSVDLPLAGGLQATAAAHLNSPSSPSFPFVGPLNLTCGRVEICQQKTVADRPFCDHSIAGFSQSGTGSSDWFRLTFSPHLCHTRD; from the exons ATGGGAG AGATCCACGACCCTTGGCACCGCGTCCGGGTGTGGCTCAGCACGTTCAACACCGCCGAGGAGGCCGCCAAGGTGTACTACTCTGCAGCCGCCCCGCCACCCAAGAAGAACCACTCTGACAACAACCTTGCCTCCATCTCGGACGCGTGCGACTCCAGCGATGAGTCGCGCAACCTCTCCTCCCCGACGTTTGTCCTCTGCTGCTCCTTCTCTGTTGATCTACCGCTAGCCGGTGGACTTCAAGCCACCGCAGCCGCCCATCTAAACTCCCCTTCCAGCCCTTCTTTCCCCTTCGTTGGCCCCCTCAATCTCACCTGCGGCCGTGTAGAAATCTGTCAACAAAAAACTGTTGCCGATCGACCGTTCTGCGACCATAGCATCGCCGGCTTCTCCCAAAGTGGGACTGGTTCCAGCGACTGGTTTCGGCTTACCTTCTCTCCTCATCTCTGCCATACACGTGACTAG
- the LOC135610045 gene encoding phosphatidylglycerophosphate phosphatase PTPMT2-like produces the protein MRIVELEDGREKDSRGGEIAKVKAKRALVGAGARILFYPTLIYNVIRNKVQAEFHWWDEIDQFLLLGAVPFPNDVPRLQQLGVRGVITLNEPYETLVPSSLYMVHGIDHLVIPTRDYLFAPSLVDIYRAVDFIHRNASCGRTTYVHCKAGRGRSTTIVLCYLVQHKNMTPTAALEYVQSIRPRVLLAPSQWKAVQQYSQCKLEFPAIRSPRSIDLLTGDEVLISEADLEGYNVGEDTKDLSISSCKMAEASPTIVKHMTESPIGGDEVLITEADLEGYETFMIACEDGSLSSTVTTAIVPARTRMVMRRLCCLCTSLKSSGSSQAVASRFHEIHAC, from the exons ATGAGGATCGTCGAGTTGGAGGACGGGAGAGAAAAAGATTCCCGCGGTGGCGAGATTGCGAAGGTTAAGGCGAAGCGAGCGTTAGTTGGCGCGGGCGCTCGGATCCTTTTCTATCCGACCCTTATTTACAATGTAATCAGGAACAAAGTTCAGGCCGAGTTCCATTGGTGGGATGAAATTGATCAG TTTCTACTACTTGGTGCTGTTCCATTTCCCAACGACGTCCCTCGCCTGCAGCAGCTTGGAGTTCGAGGTGTCATCACCCTGAACGAACCTTACGAGACTTTGGTCCCATCATCCTTATACATG GTTCACGGAATCGATCATTTAGTGATTCCTACAAGAGATTACCTCTTTGCACCTTCACTTGTCGACATATATCGAGCTGTTGATTTCATTCATA GGAATGCATCCTGTGGGAGAACCACATATGTTCACTGCAAAGCTGGAAGGGGACGAAGCACGACAATTGTCCTATGCTATCTG GTGCAGCATAAGAACATGACACCCACAGCCGCTCTGGAGTATGTGCAGTCAATAAGACCCAGAGTTCTGTTAGCTCCATCACAGTGGAAG GCTGTCCAACAGTACAGCCAGTGCAAGTTAGAATTCCCTGCCATTCGAAGTCCAAGGTCGATAGATTTGCTCACAGGAGATGAAGTGTTGATATCTGAGGCTGATCTTGAAGGTTACAATGTTGGCGAGGATACTAAAGACCTCAGCATCTCATCATGTAAGATGGCTGAAGCCAGTCCCACGATTGTGAAGCATATGACAGAAAGTCCCATCGGAGGGGATGAAGTTCTGATAACCGAGGCAGACCTAGAAGGATATGAAACCTTTATGATTGCTTGTGAAGATGGGAGTCTCTCATCAACTGTGACGACCGCCATTGTGCCTGCACGAACAAGAATGGTGATGAGGAGGCTTTGCTGCCTATGCACTTCCTTGAAATCCTCTGGCAGTAGCCAGGCCGTTGCGAGCCGGTTTCATGAGATCCATGCTTGTTAG
- the LOC103981518 gene encoding bifunctional pinoresinol-lariciresinol reductase 2, with translation MAEAKDRVLITGATGYLGRRLVKASLALGHPTFLLFRPDTASDLARCQMLMELKMEGAQLLQGSLDDRDSLISALKQVDVVVSTIAGDQILQQLKLVEAIKEAGTIKRYLPSEFGMDVDRMHHAMPPGDKVFSEKRIVRRAIEEASIPHTYISANCFAGIFLAGLAQLAIFMPPRDHVNVYGGGDKRCIWVAEEDVAMYAMLSVDDPRTLNKVLYLRPPDNILSQMEVIEIWERVIGRKLSKTFISEDEWLSQMDKMPPFEQSAMAHFCHIFYRGELDFEVEGPRGVDGSELYPHYKYVTAQEYLKRFV, from the exons ATGGCGGAGGCAAAGGATCGAGTTCTGATCACTGGTGCGACTGGGTACCTGGGGAGGAGGCTCGTCAAGGCCAGCCTGGCTCTCGGCCACCCCACCTTCCTCCTCTTCCGCCCCGACACCGCCTCAGATCTCGCCAGGTGCCAGATGCTCATGGAGCTCAAGATGGAGGGCGCGCAGCTTCTTCAG GGATCGCTGGACGATCGCGACAGCCTGATCTCGGCGCTGAAGCAAGTGGACGTGGTGGTGTCGACGATCGCGGGCGATCAGATTCTGCAACAGCTCAAACTCGTGGAAGCCATCAAAGAAGCCGGCACCATCAAG AGGTACCTCCCTTCCGAGTTTGGTATGGATGTTGACCGTATGCATCATGCTATGCCCCCTGGCGATAAGGTCTTCAGCGAGAAGCGTATCGTTCGACGAGCTATCGAAGAGGCCAGCATCCCCCACACTTACATCTCCGCCAATTGCTTCGCCGGCATCTTCCTAGCTGGGCTGGCGCAACTGGCAATCTTCATGCCGCCAAGAGACCATGTCAACGTTTATGGCGGCGGGGATAAAAGATGCATATGGGTGGCGGAGGAGGACGTTgcaatgtatgccatgctatcggTCGATGATCCGAGGACCCTGAACAAGGTTCTCTACCTCCGCCCCCCGGATAACATCCTGAGCCAGATGGAGGTCATCGAGATATGGGAGAGGGTCATCGGCCGAAAACTCAGCAAGACGTTTATATCAGAGGATGAATGGCTCTCCCAAATGGACA AAATGCCACCATTTGAGCAATCGGCGATGGCACATTTCTGTCATATCTTCTACCGTGGTGAGTTGGACTTCGAGGTGGAAGGGCCGCGTGGTGTGGATGGTAGCGAGCTCTACCCTCACTACAAGTATGTCACGGCCCAAGAATACCTGAAGCGTTTCGTTTAG
- the LOC135609030 gene encoding uncharacterized protein LOC135609030, whose translation MNTNKIVEELKEQANGSDVQSVECECCGISEDCTPRYIKRIKEFFHGIWICGLCSEAVKEQMKRTPAVTKEQALETHMSLCKKFNRTTRLNPKLSLAVSMRDIARKSSERRTITDVPGSKIVRAMSCGPRLDVNIKQSQVQ comes from the coding sequence ATGAACACCAACAAGATCGTGGAGGAGCTGAAGGAGCAGGCGAACGGTAGCGACGTGCAGAGCGTGGAGTGCGAGTGCTGCGGGATCTCCGAGGACTGCACTCCGAGGTACATCAAACGGATCAAGGAGTTCTTCCACGGCATATGGATCTGCGGGCTGTGCTCGGAGGCGGTCAAGGAGCAGATGAAGCGGACGCCGGCGGTCACAAAGGAACAAGCCCTGGAGACGCACATGTCCCTCTGCAAGAAGTTCAACCGGACCACCCGGCTCAACCCCAAGCTCTCCCTGGCCGTCTCCATGAGGGATATAGCGAGGAAGAGCTCCGAGCGCAGGACCATCACGGACGTGCCGGGGTCCAAGATCGTGAGGGCGATGAGCTGCGGTCCCAGATTGGATGTCAACATCAAGCAGTCGCAGGTCCAGTGA
- the LOC135610046 gene encoding nuclear pore complex protein NUP35-like produces the protein MSSPMPRSSKPTRLSPFFRDLASPISPHHRPVGRFATPGQAAAVSALWKENLAGSSADPPPPPVFTLDDRADLSPEVGLGELPPPSPVSPTSTRSRTPPPRPNQKGYPSPSPSLSSSSFVLRTRAEVIGSGVANGRGQSPEGSIWMASPKADGGEREMGQGSPVDGVVESGALMVLPPPLSREIARPEPQGYGVQNGGLDADEWVTVFGFSPDHTNLVLREFEKCGVIVKHVPGPSDANWIHILYQNPYDAQKALKKNGMRLNSLLIVGVKPVDPVHRQLLKEKINRSNHGGFMVSLPSKSAALNSSATSNSSGILARSYQPKTSSNVTTGSFNRATGSIATPAKSVVSKVMDLMFGI, from the exons ATGAGCTCCCCGATGCCGCGAAGTTCCAAGCCAACGCGGCTGTCTCCCTTCTTCCGCGATCTCGCCTCGCCGATCTCCCCTCACCACCGCCCCGTCGGTCGCTTCGCCACCCCCGGCCAAGCCGCCGCCGTCTCCGCCCTCTGGAAGGAGAACCTCGCCGGATCATCCGCGGATCCCCCTCCGCCTCCCGTCTTCACCCTCGATGACCGCGCTGATCTCTCGCCGGAGGTCGGCCTCGGCGAGCTGCCGCCGCCCTCGCCGGTGTCCCCGACCAGCACCCGGAGCCGGACGCCTCCCCCCCGGCCGAATCAGAAGGGATATCCCTCCCCTTCTCCGTCCCTCTCGTCGTCTTCCTTCGTCTTGAGAACCAGGGCTGAGGTGATTGGTTCTGGCGTCGCTAACGGCCGAGGGCAGAGCCCTGAGGGTTCCATCTGGATGGCCTCGCCGAAGGCCGACGGAGGAGAGCGAGAGATGGGCCAGGGTTCTCCGGTGGATGGGGTTGTCGAGTCCGGTGCGTTGATGGTACTCCCACCCCCGCTATCGAGAGAGATCGCGAGGCCAGAGCCACAAGGATATGGCGTGCAGAATGGAGGGCTTGATGCAGACGAGTGGGTTACTGTTTTTGG ATTTTCCCCTGATCACACCAACTTGGTGCTACGTGAGTTTGAAAAATGTGGTGTCATAGTAAAACATGTACCTGGACCAAGTGATGCTAACTGGATACACATTTTGTACCAG AACCCGTATGATGCTCAGAAGGCTCTCAAGAAAAATGGTATGCGGCTAAACAGTCTGTTGATTGTTGGGGTGAAACCTGTAGATCCAGTGCATCGTCAGCTTCTTAAGGAAAAAATAAACAGAAGCAATCATGGAGGCTTCATGGTTTCATTACCCTCAAAATCAGCTGCTTTAAATAGCTCAGCAACTTCTAATTCATCAGGAATCCTTGCTCGCTCCTATCAACCAAAGACCAGCTCAAATGTCACTACTGGTAGCTTCAACCGAGCAACAGGATCTATTGCAACTCCAGCAAAATCAGTTGTATCAAAAGTCATGGACCTGATGTTTGGGATATAA